ACTAACACATAAATCCATTCTTCctgaacacacacaaacaaaacactattacagaaaaagcaaaagtCTCCAATCCTGCCTTCTTATACTCTTCAGACCACTACATACATTTGGTTATGTATTCtttcagatgtttaaaaatacattcatacatatatgtacccatagaaaaatgtttcatgttaTTTATTCCCCTAAACAAGAAGTATGCATATTGTTCTGCAATTTGCTTTCTTCGACCAATACTGTGCTTCTGAGATCGGTCCCTTTTAATAGGTAtgttcctgcctctcccccgcccAACCATATACACACCCCTCCTACAAAATATATGCATAGTAACTATATTAAAAGAGTCAAGTAATCACTTCCAtatacattctataaaataatttctgattttgagatTTCTTTCCCATCCCCCAGTTTTCTCAAAATTTCTGTTCTGGCCCTTTAACTGCATCTGTTCCATGCTTGATCTACTTTAGCATAATGGTTTTCTGATCTCCAGTTTCTATGAAAGACTCTACTAATAACGAAACATAAGAATCTATACAACTTATCAGTCCTGAGTAAAAACCAAAGAGCCAATAAGTCCGAAAGTTCAACATGTAGTGATTTcaagcacagaatctgcttaagagtACCATAAAGAATAGACAGGACATGTAATAACAAATACTAGATGGGGGCAACAAACAATTAGAGGAGTAGTAACATAAAATTTCTATGTATCACAAAACAGAAGTCTAGGAATTTATAGTTCTAAACcaattattgtcattatttgtcAGAATCTATCAAAAACTGAGGTTCCTAGATCAAATTGAACCTTACTATAGTATTGAGCAGCTTGACATACATTTGCCCTAAGATTAAAACCTTTCCCAAATAAAGGAAAACCTGTCACTTAcatgagagaaaggggaaaaaataacttttcaaatgaAGATTTTCATCCCATCTTCAGTATGTATCAAGTTCTTCAGTCTGTGGTCAATTTTAACCATCCCAAATGAGACTATTACATCTGTAGCCTTCCGAAAAACATGATCGTAGATTCTCCTTGTCACTCAACAGCAACCAGATAATGCTCCTTATATTTAACCTAAAGTCCTTACAAAGTTGAAacctttctcccttctctattCTCAGAAGAGAAATAACTGATCAGCACCTGCtgcaaattttaatattctttaagatTATTGTTCAACCCAGTCTTCCATACAAGAAATTCTCAAGAACCCTCAATACAGCCTGGGGTACAATTAGGGTATACAAAGAAATTACGACttcctcatctttttcttcttgaggttGACTAATTCCAGTtactttaacctttttttttctaatcagattatattttttcttgctgttaAAAGCAAACCAAACTAACCAAGGTtcttaagaagtttaaaaaaaaaaaaaagcaagaggatAGTTTCATTCAACAATCAGATGAGAACGACAAATGGCAATTTTCACCTAGCCTCTTCCAGCTCCCGGCTATCCCCAATCTTCCTGCACAGCTCTTCTCACTGGTTTGCCAACCAGACCAGGTAAGAAGCCCAGTTCATCAGACACTGAGAAACATGGTTTTTGGAATCACCTTATTCACTTGAAATAACTTATATATTAAGGCCAAATCTAGCTAGATGAAGGGTAAAGAGTTGAACTGGACACAAAGTACAAATGCCTATTGCTACCATTTCTGACTATGGTAAAGACTTCAGAGCTAAGTAATATGCACTTAAAAAAGGagcaggaggggcgcctgggtggcacagcggttgggcgtctgcctttggctcagggcgtgatcccggcgttatggNNNNNNNNNNNNNNNNNNNNNNNNNNNNNNNNNNNNNNNNNNNNNNNNNNNNNNNNNNNNNNNNNNNNNNNNNNNNNNNNNNNNNNNNNNNNNNNNNNNNGGGCTGCGCCTGCGGGGGCTGCGAGGGCTGCGCGGGCTGCGGcgccggcggcggcggctgctggTGGTGTTGGGTCTGCGCCAGGCCGATCTGCGGAGAGAAGGTGCCTCCGAAGACTGGGTTGACGTGGTGCGGGAAGTTCTGGAAGAGCATGGTCCCGTTGACTGGGGTGATCCCCTGGAAGAAGCTGTCCTCCACCGCGTTCGTGGTGCCCGTGGACCAGGTGCTGCCGAAGGACGGCGACAGCGACGCGCCTGGCGCCGCGGGCtcctgcggcggcggcggcggctgctgaGGGGGCTGGTGGAAACTCAAGCCCGGCAGGAGCGGCGATTCCATCTGCATCTTGTCGGGGCCGTTGGGGGCCGGCGGGGCCGCGGCGGGGCTGAGGGCCGGCACTGCGCTGCTGTCCTCCGGCTTGGGGGTCTCTGAGGAGAGGGGCGTGGACGGGGCTTCGGCTGCGCTGGGTTcgggctggggctgctgctgctgctgccgctgctgctggggctgggtTTTGCTTTTGTCCATCAGTAAATCATCCTGCATGGTTTGCGCAGCTGAAACGGGAAAAAAGAGAGACGCGTTATTGTCAATGTGATCGTTAATGCCCCTCGCTAAAGCGGGCGGGTGTTTTACTTGCGAAAATCCAGTGCCTCCGCTACTAGCCAATTGCAATGCAAATCCATAATCTCCCATTTAGAAGAACAGGtcgggctggggatgggggggggggttcgtGCAACGTCTCTAAAAATACTGTGAGAGCGTCTTCACCCTTTCTGATGTCTTGGTTCCTTTTCTGTATTAGTGAGAGATGTGCTTATAAGACAGAAAGACAGCAATTTCGCCACGTCTCTTTTCCCTTCACCGGAACTCAGAACGTTCTCCCTGCAATGAGAAACTGATTCTGGTTCCTGTTTTTTCCCAAGCACCACCCTCCCCCAGTTATTTGCATACGTCAATAAATACTGCTGCGTCCTTCAGCAAGGTTAAAAAGACACCGCACACGaccctttcttcccccttccctgctcgGCACTTAAAAGAAACAGCAGTCTTATCCCTCTTGATTAGCAAACTGCCTTCTTGCGTTGATAATTGTTTCATTTAGCAGCAGCGAACCACGAGGGAGGAAATCCTTGGCATTTGTTAGGAGGAGGACTCAGCTGCACAATCATTCTCTGGCCTCCCAGTAGCTGCAGCTACTCCATTTTGTtaggagacatttaaaaaaaaaaaacaacccaccgTTTTTAAAGAGGTAAGAATCTACTGAAACGTTTGTAAACGCTTGCTTCTTGTTACACTCTAAGGATTAGGGTTTTTCTGCTTATTCTCCAATCTTCTTGTCTCCAATTCTGACATACAAGAAATTTCTTGGCTTTTCAGCGGTTCAGGTCTCAACAGGAGCCTGAGAATTTCTCTGCAGCGTGCAGAAATGTTCTGGTTGGATTTGAGGTCAGAGAGAACGAAAGGCAGAGACAGACTGACTGTGAGATGGGGTAGGGgcggagctttaaaaaaatccccctGAGATTTAAGTAGAAAGTCAAGATACTTCTGGGGTTGccagattttcatttttgaatcCTCCTGATGCTGCCTTGGTCACAAGACTTCGGCAAATTTAGAATCCATTCTCTTATCACTGGTATTAGCAATGAAAGATTATGGTTTGAAGACCCTGAATTACCATATGCTAGCAAACGTGTTAAAAATAGCATAGTACAAAGTCCCAAATTCTCATACATTGTAATTATAGAGCATTGCCATCACTGCTTCATTTAGCCATATAAGGAGCGTATGGTATTTTCCATCTCTCATCTATATTCACCTCTGCCATACAGCCTGTTTTCTCATTCAAGGATGAAAATAGTAATCACTCAAAATCAGGAGATTTCCATACACATAGTTATCACTGAGTTAGCTTGTCCTTTAGAACAtgttaattgttttaaatatatgaatattacagTGTTGAGaccctaaaaaaatattttgagatgttAAAGGAGCATATGACcaaacatataattatttttagatgATGATTCAGTATAATTGCAACAaagttattaatatatttaatgcagTTACTTAATTAACTCAGATACTTGGAGAAGCATCCTTCCCAGAACACTTGTGAAAGGACATTCAGAATCACACAGAAGCTCTGCCTTTGGACATCCTCATGACAACTGTTATAACATGAATGTATTGGAAAATGGAGATGCCACCACTCTTAACTACTAAGCAGAATATGTCAGATCAAGAAATGGGATTAAAGTAGTACTATTTTATTAAAGACtatctttaaaatggttaatcTTTAAAGTTTCATACACAAAACAGCAGGCTCAAGGAAATGCTTCATAGCCACctcactctcttctcttccctccccttttaCCCCCCACTCAAAACCCAGCCCAACATACCTCACCAATTGCCAGCTACTACCAATAAAACCTACGTAAGATTGATTTTATGTTCCTCAGTTCCCTTGGTCTAAAACAATGGCTTTGATCAGTATTGTAAAATATGACACAAAGAGGCAAGCAAAGCTTAGATTCCAACAGCACAAAGTTCTATTGCTGCCAAAGGAAATGGTCATAGAAAGAGACATTTTCATACTTGGTTTAAGCAGTGCTGCAGTAAACCATTATAATCTGGGATCTGAGTTGCTTCCAGTGGGCTAGAATTATCTTTACAATAGCCATATCATCATGGCTGAAATATGcatttgattataattttaatatcactCAGCTTTCCCAATGTTTATATCGATGCTTTTTGTTAATGCCTTCAGTTTAAACTACATGCTCTTGATGGAAAAATTAATGCTATACTATAGCAATATAGCTAAAAAGTAAGCTGGTCTCAATCTTTTGTGAAGgctataattaatatatttattgaatttaaaaaattttatcataCCAGGAACACCCATTTCTCTTCTCAACACTCCTTAAAGATATAAATTTCACTTTCTGCATAAATTCACTCTGTCAAGGTCAAGACCCATCTTTAATAAATAAGATccttttaaacaaaaggaaagcaataGATTAAGACAACATTTACAAAGTTAATATGCAATGTCTCTCTGTAACTGCTTGTATAGTTTCTTtggatgtgtttctttttttcttttttcttatttacagcCAAGTCCGGGAAATAGatacctccttcccctccccccaccacacacacaatagaTCTTCCTTTACATGCAATCACCCAATCTCAAGTAACAAATTCTTAGCAGCAGTTACCTTTGAGTGTCCAGTTTTTAAGGAtcgataaaaataaaaagtgtacagtatttattttcttctttcaggttGATTATGTGACCGCTCTGGCAAAAGCACTTTGACAACTGTAAGAAGAGAGGGCATGCGCACACAGGGAACTGTGGGGGCTGAAGTCCTTCACTAGGTACTCTGCCTGACTTAAGCACGTTCAGCCAAGGAAAGGAGGAAGCCTCGAAAATACTGATTCCAAGGGGAAGAGGTTGTGCCCGGATTACATTATATTTTCCTACCAATCTGAATCACGAATTGTtgaaatgaaaagggagaaaaataaactggatTGTCAACTTGATTTAGGAAGCCAGGTTAAAAGAGAAACTGGATTGAaggactcaaaataaataaacccagcAGAGCTACCTTAAATGGTATTAGAATGGTAATGACTGGGTAGCCAGCAATAGGAACCCTACCAGAGCAAAAAgagcttggggtggggagggattagaaaaggaggaggactacaaggaaaagataaatacttAAAATCTGACCATccttcaaagaaacatttttagtaTCATAGAATGAAAAATACCTTAATATTAAATGTGATATTAACCGTGGAGATCAGGTAAAAATAGGTTTCAGTCACAAATTTCTGACATCTTATCCACCaagatttctttgtatttgaGTTTTCAATGAAGGCACAAATCACTTAAGATTCTACTTGATATGCTCTGAATCAACTCACCTCCTTATTTTACTTGTCAAAATGAAAGTTTACTTTGCATTATTCATACAATGATCAatcaaaaaaaattcaactcttttaagctaaaataataattggtgaaatatttaaaaataatttgacatttaGTGTTTCATTGCATAGGACAGTGACTTACTTCTTTATTCAACacaaaaagtaaatacaatttctatttttcaaaaaaaaatttttggtgtATATTTTTCCTATCTTAACCTCATGACTCCAAGGCTAGAATCTCACAACGTATTAGCATCAACCCTTATTATCCATAGCTTCTGAGAGCAATAGTTCAACTACCAGTTTGCTCACGTAGGCAGAAGATACTATTTCTTGTGGGATTTGGTTCAACGCTATTCACCCAAGGGTTTCAGAGTAAATGTCAGTTGATGACTATGCTGATTGAACTTGGAACTAAAAATGTTAAGCATCATTTAAAACTATCTTaattctctatttcctttcttcGCCAATTAGAATTTAAAGAATTACCAGAGACTACCAATTTGCAGCATTAGTGGTCTGTTTCTAgttatttctaaggaaaaaaaccaaaacaattaagaggaaaaaaattattgtaaatcaACCTGTGAAAACTCTCTTTAAAAGAACTAAATGGCCTTCTTATTCCTACTGTGAACTTATTTTATActccccatttttctcttcctctgctctcctaAAGAAAGCTTCACTTCTGCCAATGTGCTGTACTTACTATTTGCATGCCAGAGTCCCTCAGGATCACTCAAGGTTAATCTTATTCCTGAAGACCTCCTTAACCTACCAAACTTCTACATTTTCAAGTACATCAATTAGGTACCAAACAAAAAAAGTTCCTTCATAAAAACCTtacaaagatttgtttttaaaatataatttttaaaattatgtataattaatatGGCAATATTTTATTGGTAGAAATTCTTGTTATTCAGGTGTGCTTGAAAGTGGTTTACTTGgacatttatttatccacttgaCCCCAAGTACAGGTCTAATAATAATtcacacaataaagaaaaataaactttggcCCCGACCCATGATAAACAGCAATCAGTAATTATTAGCACTGCCCATACTTAATGTAATCTTATTGTATGAAGtaatttctgttcttcctttcctaAAATGAGCATtcaaatctaaaaagaaaatgactcagggcacctcggtggctcagtcggttaagtgcctgccttgggttcaggtcactatcccagggttctgggatggagtccagagatgggctccctgctcaatggggagtctgcttctgcttctccctctgttcctcccccacctcctactctctctctcaaataaataaaatcttttttaaaaaagtaaacaaacaaacaaaaaaaaaacccacaagaaaatGACTCAAACATAAATACCAAGATGTATAAATACCAAGCAAACTATAAATTACAGGATGACCCCCCCTACAAGGATAAAGACCTCTACTGAAatcctgttttttatttaaccagaaaggaagaactttctaaaattttgtcttcAGGTCACAGAGCTTAACAATATATCCCTTTGAATAGTCATGGAAAGCTGTAAAAATAGACTCTGCAGAGTTAACTCACTGGGATATACATGGGTCAAACACATCCTTCTaggctttcttcccttccttccctacttACATCTCTAGCACAGTGTTTATGACTCCTGGGTAATAGGTGGTTGCTCCATAGATGtttgatgaattaataaatagatgaatgaataaatgaatgaatggatggatgaaacATAGTTTTTGATTATCTAAAACAGCCAAATTTTGAGTAAGTATTAAATTATTCTCCATTTAGAAGAGCAATTGCTTTTTCATCAGCTGCGTGAATGGATATGAAAAGGAGTGGTATGAAACAGAAAACTATTTGGTTTTGATCCTTAGGATGGTGAGCACTATCTGGATCATTTGATTATCATTATGAAAATAACAGATACTCAGCACTAATTGAACAAGGAACTTTGTTCCCATCTAAAAGTTTACAATCTAATaaagacacccccacccccaaaagtgCTTAAGTTCACAATAGCGCTCAGAGCTAAATCCAGTGGATGTTTTGTCAGTCTTGATCTTGCTGGATCTTGCAGCAACACTGACATAACTGACCACACTTTCTGGATATATCTTCCCTTTGATTCCTTTATgctgtcttgttttgttttgttttttccacattTGGGGTTATGTGCCCTCTGGcatgctggtgctctctctcgctagctCTCAGTCTTCTTTGCTGACTTTAAATATTGAATTcctcagggctcaatcctaggctGTTTTCTCACCTCACTCTGTGTGTATGGTTTTCCCAACTCTAAGGAAAGGACCAGGCCTGTCATATTGATAGCTATATTCCCAACATCTATCACTGTGCCTAGCACATAAgaagtaggtattcagtaaatatttgttggattaaAGTTACATTTATGTGCAAAGGGCCAAGAATGCCAAGGCAATCTAGatggcaaaaaataataaacctagGGGACTCACACTACTAGATATCAAGAcctattataaagctgtagtaattaggGTGTGGTATTGGCACAAGGATAAGCAAAtagacacataaaacaaaaagtccagaaacagatcaAATATGTATGGTCACCAGATTTATGAAAACAGTAACACTACAGtagtgaaagaattttttttcaataaaggacATTGAAGTCAACTAAATATCCACATGGCAAAAAAGAGACTTTCACCCTTgccacaacatacacaaaaatcaactccaggTGGATTGTAGGtctaaatgtaaaaggtaaaCAATACAGCCTTTAAAGAACAtaggagaatattttcatgacacTGGCATAGGCAACAATTTCAACAGGTCACAAAACCattaaccataaaggaaaaatttaataagctaaacaaattaaattaagaaCATCTGTTTACCCAAGGACAGTTTTAAGAGCGAAAACTCATAGAATGAGAGAAATATATGCAATatgtacatttttcaaaagatttgtaATCAGAATATAAAAACGACCCTTACAAATTAATAGTAAACAtcccaaagaaaaagacaactgacttcaaccaaaaatattcaaatgctcaaaaatacatggaaaaaaaaagcatatgaacaCCTcactaatcatcaaagaaatacaaaataaaaccaaaaatgctAAAATTGGAAAAGGCAGATAATACCATATATTAGCAAAGATGTGGGAACAACTCATTCTCAAACACTGCTGGTGGAAGAATAATATAACTATACAACCACATTACAAAACTATTTAGCAGGATCTATTAAAGCAAACATTCAGGcacacctgggtagtgcagtcagttgagcacctgactcttggtttgggctcaggtctaGGCTCAGGTTGTGCTCTTGAGGtggtgggattaagccccacggTATGCTcttgcttatactctctctccctctccctctccccctccctgctcctgcatgTGCAGGAacatgtgcgtgtgcacacgtgctctctctctcaaataaatattttttaaaaggcaacattCATACACCTTATGACCCACCAATTCTGCATCTAGATATATACCCATCAGAAATCCAAacatgttcaccaaaagacatatTCAAAGCAGCATTAATCAGAACTAGCCAACacctggaaacaatccaaatattcaTCCACAAATGGATAAGTAAATTTGTGATAGATTCATATAAGGAATATCATAAGGCAAAGATAATGAAGAGATTCTTACTCTATAGAACTACATAGATAAACCGCATGAATACAATGCTGAGTGAAGCCTAACAAAAGCAGaggacatactgtatgatttgACTTACATAAAGTTCtaataaaactaatttatggGTTGGAATTCACCATAGTGGTTAGCTCTGCAGAGAAATAATGATTGGCAGGGGATTTATAAAAGGGGACTGCAGGGACGCTGGTGATATACTCTATTTCTTAAACTGGATGCTGTTACACAGGtatatttactttgaaatttcagaaaactgGACACTTAAAATTTATgcacttttctgcatttttgttatatttccattaaatttctaaaacttacatacatatatttgcaaAGACTGACTTCTGtaagataaagaggaaaaaatagcacAATCTGGCCAAGTAAAAAGAAGAGCCCTAAGTCTAGGTCatgaagctagaaaaataaatgggggggggggttccctaCATGCCAAGCCTGTGCTATGGGCACTACATGCAAAGATGAAAAAAGCCAAAGTCCCTTGACTTCAAATACCTCGCAGCCTAAGGAGGTAAAAATAATTGCGTCCAACCATGGTAAATTCGATATCCCCTAGGTAACCTAGGAAGCTCTTAAGATTGTTAAAGCCTAAGGCAATTGACAAGTGGGAAATCCACATATTCTGAGTGAGGATCTATTAAGCAATTCTAGATCAGACTAAGTTTGAGAACGTAACaagagaaaagggagcaaaaaGGGAACCAGGTGAACCAAATGTGGTTTAGTGGGCAATGCGGAGAGCACCTGGAGTTCGTGGTTCTCACCTCTCCACTAGCtttgagttcattcattcattcaacaatttaATGAAAGGCCTCCTAGCCATAAAGAATTAATTATAAAACTTCACCTACTTTTTTCTTGACCTTGTCTCTAACctagaaaggaaaactgaggctaTTAGAGAGTAATGCCCTCAATTTCTCAGCTGCCTATCAGCAAGTCTCCCCTTACAAACTTACCTGTAATCCCCACCATACTTCCTTCCCTTCTATCTCAGAGGAAGCTGAGTTCCCCTACACGTCCATAATTAATCACTCCATCTATGGTCTAGAGCTCATTCCTTCTAGTTTCCTTAAGACCTACTTCATTAGTTAATTATTCCCAGCATTCTCCTTCCCATTCCAGACAGGTTGCTTGAAAGAAACCTCTAGGTCCTAGGTCTATTTTCATTTCCAGTTGACTTCCAAATCTAACTGCATGTGGTTTCTGCCCCTACCATCCT
The DNA window shown above is from Ailuropoda melanoleuca isolate Jingjing chromosome 6, ASM200744v2, whole genome shotgun sequence and carries:
- the LOC117802812 gene encoding cytoplasmic polyadenylation element-binding protein 3-like, translated to MQDDLLMDKSKTQPQQQRQQQQQPQPEPSAAEAPSTPLSSETPKPEDSSAVPALSPAAAPPAPNGPDKMQMESPLLPGLSFHQPPQQPPPPPQEPAAPGASLSPSFGSTWSTGTTNAVEDSFFQGITPVNGTMLFQNFPHHVNPVFGGTFSPQIGLAQTQHHQQPPPPAPQPAQPSQPPQAHC